From the Lolium rigidum isolate FL_2022 chromosome 2, APGP_CSIRO_Lrig_0.1, whole genome shotgun sequence genome, one window contains:
- the LOC124687839 gene encoding serine/threonine-protein kinase STY13-like, with amino-acid sequence MESGSGFYAGEGLQIDPNWLIDPKLLFVGPRIGEGGHAKVYEGKYKNQNVAIKIVHKGDTPEEVVKRQGRFLREVTMLSRVQHKNLVKFIGACLEPVMVVVTELLVGGSLRKYLVSLRPRNLDPRVAVGFALDIARAMECLHAHGIIHRDLKPENLLLTADQRTIKLVDLGLAREETLTEMMTAETGTYRWMAPELYSTVTLRHGEKKHYNHKVDVYSFAIVLWELLHNKLPFEGMSNLQAAYAAAFKNIRPSADNLPEELSEILTSCWKEDPSDRPNFTQIVQMLLHYLSTLSPPEHMAPARTFSSENAILPPESPGTSSLMASRGDITPKGNIEDKPRGFFFCFSQCY; translated from the exons ATGGAGTCGGGGAGTGGGTTCTATGCGGGCGAAGGTCTTCAAATTGATCCCAACTGGCTCATCGACCCGAAGCTTCTTTTTGTTGGGCCACGCATCGGCGAGGGTGGACACGCGAAGGTCTATGAGGGGAA GTACAAGAACCAAAACGTTGCCATCAAGATTGTGCACAAGGGAGACACCCCTGAGGAGGTGGTCAAGAGGCAGGGTAGGTTCTTGAGAGAGGTGACCATGCTGTCAAGGGTGCAGCACAAGAACCTTGTCAAG TTTATTGGGGCTTGCCTAGAGCCTGTCATGGTGGTGGTGACTGAGCTATTAGTGGGGGGCTCTTTGCGCAAGTATTTGGTCAGCTTGCGGCCTAGGAACTTGGACCCTCGTGTAGCAGTTGGATTTGCTTTGGACATTGCCCGAGCCATGGAATGTTTGCATGCACACGGGATCATTCATCGTGATCTTAAGCCTG AGAACCTGCTGCTTACTGCTGACCAGAGAACAATTAAACTTGTTGACCTTGGTTTAGCAAGAGAAGAGACATTAACAGAGATGATGACAGCGGAAACAGGAACCTACCGTTGGATGGCTCCAGAG TTGTACAGCACAGTCACATTAAGGCATGGTGAAAAGAAGCATTACAACCATAAAGTAGATGTTTACAGCTTTGCAATTGTGTTATGGGAACTACTTCACAATAAACTGCCCTTTGAGGGCATGTCTAATCTGCAAGCTGCATATGCTGCCGCTTTCAAG AACATCAGACCAAGTGCAGATAATTTGCCGGAGGAGCTGTCAGAAATCCTGACATCCTGCTGGAAAGAAGACCCAAGCGACCGACCAAACTTCACCCAGATAGTgcaaatgcttcttcattacctctCCACCCTTTCACCGCCAGAACATATGGCCCCGGCTCGCACATTCAGCTCGGAGAACGCAATCTTACCTCCCGAATCCCCTGGGACAAGCTCACTAATGGCTTCTCGAGGGGATATCACGCCTAAAGGCAATATCGAAGACAAACCAAGGGGCTTCTTTTTCTGCTTTAGCCAATGCTATTAG